In the Mycolicibacterium chubuense NBB4 genome, one interval contains:
- a CDS encoding 2Fe-2S iron-sulfur cluster-binding protein, producing MASIKVEPFSHEFVCEDGETLLEGALRNGLLLKYGCKHGGCGTCKVRLVDGDVAEQGPTFALSAEDQANDLILPCSSIPLEPCVIDVETSGLTEDEFFSGDTSRGYDAVLGRFEVVAGDIARVRLDLGDDEIAFTAGQFVNVEVPGTGLLRTFSLANCPADSSVVELICKQYTDGLFARFLRDADLGTPIRLFGPYGSLKVHLSHRPIIMIAGGSGLAPLLSMLRDLAAKGSDRSVTLYFGARSEGHLYALDDITDIGCRLPDFEFVPVLSESWSPNWTGETGMVIDAILRRHTTLAHDVYLCGPPPMIDGATPLLLERGVRQRNIYYDAFTPATQTVPS from the coding sequence ATGGCGTCGATCAAGGTGGAGCCGTTCTCTCACGAGTTTGTGTGCGAGGACGGCGAAACCCTCCTAGAGGGTGCATTGCGCAACGGTCTATTGCTGAAGTATGGGTGCAAGCATGGCGGATGCGGAACGTGCAAGGTTCGACTAGTCGACGGTGATGTCGCCGAACAGGGGCCGACATTCGCCTTGTCCGCCGAGGACCAGGCCAACGACTTGATCCTGCCCTGTTCCAGCATCCCTCTCGAGCCGTGCGTCATCGACGTTGAGACCAGTGGTCTGACGGAGGACGAGTTTTTCTCCGGCGACACGTCACGTGGATATGACGCGGTCTTGGGAAGATTCGAGGTAGTCGCCGGCGACATCGCCCGTGTTCGGCTGGACCTGGGTGACGACGAAATTGCTTTCACTGCAGGGCAATTCGTGAACGTTGAGGTGCCAGGGACTGGACTATTACGGACCTTTTCCCTAGCGAACTGTCCGGCGGACTCCTCGGTCGTCGAGCTGATCTGCAAGCAGTATACGGACGGATTGTTTGCCCGGTTTCTGCGCGACGCGGATCTGGGCACACCTATACGACTGTTCGGACCGTACGGCAGCCTGAAGGTCCACCTGTCGCACCGGCCGATCATCATGATCGCCGGCGGATCCGGACTGGCGCCGCTGTTGTCGATGCTGCGAGACCTTGCCGCCAAGGGGTCGGATCGCAGCGTCACGCTGTATTTCGGCGCACGCAGCGAGGGCCATCTCTACGCCCTCGACGACATCACCGACATCGGTTGCCGGCTACCCGATTTCGAGTTCGTACCAGTGCTCTCGGAATCGTGGTCGCCGAATTGGACAGGGGAGACGGGGATGGTCATCGATGCGATCTTGCGGCGTCACACCACCCTGGCGCATGACGTCTATCTATGCGGTCCACCGCCGATGATCGATGGAGCCACCCCCCTTCTCCTCGAACGCGGTGTGCGCCAGCGCAATATCTACTATGACGCGTTCACCCCGGCCACTCAGACAGTGCCCAGCTGA
- a CDS encoding methane monooxygenase has translation MASNATQLHEKTKAYDWDFTSVEQRPKFETKYKLPKKGKDPFRLLVRDYMKMEAEKDDRTHGFLDGAIRTREATKMEPRFVELMKMILPILTNAEYQAVGACGMIISAINNQEMRQGYAAQMLDEVRHAQLEMALRNFYVKHYPDPAGFDIGQVGLYQHPAGLLSIGEFQHFNTGDPLDCVIDLNIVVETAFTNILLVAMPQVAVRNGDNALATTMLSIQSDEARHMANGYGAVMALLGEPDNVALVNETLERHFWHGHKALDAAIGWASEYGAHDRAWNYKDQWNEWVVDDFIGGFVDRLGEFGLTPPTRLAAAADEVTWTHHTIGQVLSATWPLNFWRSDAMGPKDFEWFEANYPGWSAAYQGYWEGYKELADPAGGHIMLQELPGLPPMCQVCQTPCVVPRLDINSVRIIELNGKNYALCSEGCEWIFSKWPDAYKDRKQLWERYDGWDLADVILDIGLLRPDGKTLIGQPLLKMDRYWTIDDIRRLGYEVKNPVLTL, from the coding sequence ATGGCGTCCAACGCAACCCAACTTCACGAGAAGACCAAAGCTTACGACTGGGACTTCACCTCCGTGGAGCAGCGGCCCAAGTTCGAGACAAAATACAAGCTGCCCAAGAAAGGAAAAGACCCGTTTCGCCTGCTTGTCCGTGATTACATGAAAATGGAGGCGGAAAAGGATGACCGTACTCATGGTTTTCTCGACGGCGCGATCCGCACCCGTGAGGCGACCAAAATGGAGCCGCGCTTCGTCGAATTGATGAAGATGATTCTGCCAATCCTAACCAACGCCGAGTATCAGGCTGTCGGCGCATGTGGAATGATCATTTCGGCGATCAACAACCAGGAGATGCGCCAAGGATATGCCGCGCAAATGCTCGACGAAGTAAGGCATGCGCAGCTGGAGATGGCGCTGCGAAACTTCTATGTCAAGCATTACCCCGATCCCGCTGGATTCGACATCGGCCAGGTGGGCCTTTATCAGCACCCCGCCGGTCTGCTGTCCATCGGAGAGTTCCAGCATTTCAACACCGGCGACCCCCTGGACTGCGTGATCGATCTCAACATCGTGGTGGAGACAGCGTTCACCAACATTCTGCTGGTCGCGATGCCGCAGGTGGCCGTGCGAAACGGCGACAACGCGCTGGCCACCACGATGCTGTCTATTCAATCCGACGAGGCGCGACATATGGCCAACGGGTACGGCGCGGTCATGGCGCTGCTGGGCGAGCCGGACAACGTCGCGCTGGTCAACGAGACATTGGAGCGACACTTCTGGCATGGGCACAAAGCGTTGGACGCCGCGATCGGCTGGGCCTCGGAGTACGGTGCCCACGACCGGGCGTGGAACTACAAAGACCAGTGGAATGAATGGGTCGTTGACGACTTCATCGGCGGCTTCGTGGATCGCCTCGGGGAATTTGGGCTCACCCCGCCCACTCGCCTGGCTGCTGCCGCTGACGAGGTCACCTGGACCCATCACACCATCGGGCAAGTGCTTTCGGCGACGTGGCCGCTGAACTTCTGGCGCTCGGACGCCATGGGGCCAAAAGACTTCGAGTGGTTCGAGGCGAACTATCCGGGATGGTCGGCGGCTTACCAGGGCTATTGGGAGGGCTACAAGGAGTTGGCTGACCCGGCCGGCGGCCACATCATGCTCCAGGAATTGCCTGGCCTGCCGCCGATGTGCCAGGTGTGTCAGACGCCCTGCGTGGTTCCGCGGCTGGACATCAACTCGGTCAGGATTATAGAGCTGAACGGCAAGAATTACGCGCTGTGCAGCGAAGGATGCGAATGGATCTTCAGCAAATGGCCCGATGCCTATAAGGATCGCAAGCAACTGTGGGAACGCTATGACGGTTGGGACCTCGCCGACGTCATCCTCGACATAGGGCTTCTTCGGCCGGACGGCAAGACGCTGATAGGCCAGCCCTTGTTGAAGATGGATCGCTACTGGACCATCGACGATATTCGACGATTGGGGTACGAAGTGAAGAACCCCGTGCTGACTCTCTGA
- a CDS encoding MmoB/DmpM family protein, producing the protein MSINDQVGPATKTKNRKVGISLMSSSDTEAAVELISDTQPDATIDFRDCFYKIERDEQLTFDMDKLSEIAGREIDTDIFLVNMSSYYGRIVVGDGRVDLYSDPIRD; encoded by the coding sequence ATGAGTATTAATGATCAGGTTGGGCCGGCGACGAAAACCAAGAACCGCAAAGTCGGCATCTCGTTGATGAGTAGTAGTGACACGGAGGCCGCTGTCGAGCTGATCAGCGACACCCAGCCTGATGCGACCATCGACTTCCGTGATTGCTTCTACAAGATAGAACGCGATGAACAATTGACTTTCGACATGGACAAGCTGTCCGAAATCGCCGGTCGCGAAATCGACACCGACATTTTTCTTGTCAACATGAGCAGCTACTACGGCCGGATCGTGGTCGGCGACGGCCGCGTGGACCTTTATTCCGATCCGATCCGCGACTGA
- a CDS encoding Methane/Phenol/Toluene Hydroxylase translates to MATQQVVAPDELEGNRTFTWFVPAKRRPTEYELYTVGLQSTPDRWLHVDWPVRFDDGRAPWVEESSAVRSSAWPDYRDPAHVWQRPYVSTTNQDQQALTRLLPVLTADSRTMVSTAWSDDILGRTYAAWPFVEYGLFLSLAYAVRQAMSDTVQFSIVFQAVDRMRLLQDIVHHLDLLHEDSTGFSDSSAREAWMSDSTLVPIREIVEAIATSEDWMEVLVASTLVFEPLVGYLAKSELFSRRAALFGDRATPTVLAPALQDTDRHIKSVQALVRLVTTDGVHGQENHAVIRRWIGQWQTRCDVAARCFLPVLAATGLDEDGCESALNRALANQRIVAEGIGVEI, encoded by the coding sequence GTGGCGACACAGCAGGTGGTGGCTCCCGACGAGCTCGAAGGCAACCGCACATTCACATGGTTTGTTCCAGCAAAGCGCCGGCCCACGGAGTACGAGTTATACACCGTGGGTCTGCAGTCGACTCCCGACCGTTGGTTGCACGTTGACTGGCCGGTGCGATTCGACGACGGCCGGGCACCATGGGTCGAGGAGTCCAGTGCAGTGCGCTCGTCGGCGTGGCCAGATTACCGTGATCCAGCGCATGTGTGGCAGCGCCCGTACGTCAGTACCACAAATCAGGACCAGCAGGCACTGACGCGACTATTGCCGGTGCTGACCGCGGACTCTCGAACGATGGTCAGTACCGCCTGGTCCGACGACATCCTCGGGCGCACCTATGCGGCGTGGCCTTTCGTCGAGTACGGACTGTTCTTGAGCCTGGCTTACGCTGTACGACAGGCGATGTCGGATACGGTGCAGTTCAGCATCGTCTTCCAGGCGGTGGACCGGATGCGTCTTCTCCAAGACATCGTCCACCACCTCGACTTGCTGCATGAGGACTCGACAGGCTTTAGCGATTCCAGCGCCCGGGAGGCCTGGATGAGCGACTCGACGCTTGTTCCGATTCGAGAAATCGTCGAAGCCATCGCGACAAGTGAGGACTGGATGGAGGTCCTTGTTGCCAGCACGCTGGTATTTGAGCCGCTGGTTGGCTACTTGGCCAAGTCCGAGCTCTTCAGCCGGCGCGCCGCGTTGTTTGGTGACCGTGCCACTCCCACGGTTCTGGCTCCCGCTCTCCAAGACACCGACCGTCACATCAAATCGGTGCAAGCGCTGGTTCGACTCGTCACCACCGACGGTGTCCATGGGCAGGAAAATCACGCGGTAATCCGCCGCTGGATTGGCCAATGGCAAACGAGATGCGACGTCGCCGCACGTTGCTTCCTGCCGGTCCTCGCCGCCACTGGGCTTGATGAGGACGGCTGCGAGAGCGCACTCAACCGCGCGTTGGCAAACCAACGCATTGTTGCCGAAGGCATAGGAGTAGAGATATGA
- a CDS encoding GAF domain-containing protein: protein MADIPTAVNWPDLITELLAEGPACVRSTDMTLTMAAEVSAAESVVLVEWVRGRPSVLHAVGDPVPLFYRPSADATHLAGRPISMVGLDAHRDLLAVRPTGAPPFSTSDLSALRAVAALLAHSQSVGRKEAAEALYQLSLDVVGTLDLDRVLLSTATAASRLLQSEVAGVFLVHGQGDNQELRMQCAIGNRTVETARLRIPRGHGIAGKVLQCGAPVRVDDYATTSTISLEYLPTALAEGTQSGLGVPMHNTSGDIIGVLAVWRRRPSVFSDEDEEFLISLAGLAAIGVANARGRCSGLEPHTTLRGG from the coding sequence ATGGCCGACATACCGACAGCAGTCAACTGGCCGGATCTGATCACCGAGTTACTTGCCGAAGGCCCGGCATGTGTCCGGTCGACGGATATGACATTGACCATGGCCGCAGAAGTCAGCGCCGCCGAAAGCGTCGTTCTTGTCGAATGGGTGCGCGGCAGGCCCAGCGTCCTGCACGCGGTCGGCGATCCGGTGCCGCTGTTCTACCGACCGTCCGCAGATGCCACCCACTTGGCCGGCCGACCAATCTCGATGGTCGGTCTGGACGCACACCGGGACCTGTTGGCGGTCAGGCCAACCGGTGCACCACCGTTCTCGACATCCGACCTGTCAGCGCTTCGGGCGGTCGCAGCGCTGCTGGCGCATTCACAATCCGTCGGACGCAAAGAGGCCGCCGAAGCGCTGTATCAACTCAGCTTGGATGTGGTCGGCACCCTCGACCTCGACCGAGTCCTGCTCTCCACCGCCACCGCCGCGAGCCGGTTACTGCAGTCCGAAGTCGCCGGCGTCTTTCTGGTCCATGGACAGGGCGACAACCAAGAGCTCCGCATGCAATGCGCTATCGGTAACCGCACCGTGGAGACGGCGCGATTGCGCATCCCCCGCGGACACGGGATCGCGGGCAAAGTACTCCAATGCGGCGCGCCGGTGCGAGTAGACGATTATGCAACCACCTCCACGATCAGCCTGGAGTATTTACCGACGGCACTGGCGGAAGGCACCCAATCAGGGCTCGGCGTGCCGATGCACAACACCTCCGGCGACATCATTGGTGTGTTGGCGGTCTGGCGGCGGCGACCGTCGGTGTTCTCCGACGAGGACGAGGAGTTCCTGATCTCGCTGGCCGGACTCGCCGCGATCGGTGTCGCCAACGCTCGCGGGCGGTGTTCAGGTTTAGAACCTCACACCACGCTGCGGGGGGGTTGA
- a CDS encoding IS1380 family transposase: MKRNRCGRIGVESGGESLISSAGAALLLKSAQVSGLDRELSRVLSPWRAARSLHDPGKTVLDLAVTIALGGDCLADAAVVRAQPELFGAVASDPTISRLIDTLGADSAAVITAIRSARAAARAAVWGHRSPLPAVGSVVVDLDATLIGAHSEKEGATPNFKRGFGFHPLLAFVDHGAGGTGEPLVAMLRPGRANANTAADQIAVLDAALDQLPAQLRSRVLVRGDSGSGVQSLLWHIHDLGLTYSVGFSARQPVQDALAALPKQAWRAALDPDGDRREGAQVAELTRWMPATLIGWPPRMRLIARRERPHPGAQLHITDADGWRITVFATNTVGGRIAELEVRHRLRARAEDRIRGLKDTGMANLPLQAFAKNQIWLELACLAYELLTWTQLLAFHDKPARAWEPKRLRLRLLAVAARLITTGRRRILRLSKRWPWADLVTSGHQRLAAIA; this comes from the coding sequence GTGAAGCGTAACCGTTGTGGTCGGATTGGTGTCGAATCGGGCGGCGAGTCGTTGATTTCATCGGCCGGGGCGGCGCTGTTGTTGAAGTCTGCCCAGGTCAGCGGCCTGGACAGGGAGCTCTCGCGGGTGTTGAGTCCGTGGCGAGCGGCGCGATCGCTGCATGATCCGGGCAAGACAGTGCTGGATTTGGCGGTGACGATCGCACTCGGTGGTGATTGCCTGGCCGACGCCGCGGTGGTGCGCGCCCAGCCCGAGTTGTTCGGCGCGGTAGCTTCTGACCCTACGATCAGCCGACTCATCGACACTCTGGGTGCGGACTCAGCGGCGGTGATCACCGCGATCCGCTCGGCGCGGGCTGCTGCGCGAGCCGCAGTCTGGGGACACCGCTCGCCGCTGCCGGCGGTGGGTTCGGTGGTGGTGGATCTGGATGCCACGCTGATCGGCGCGCATTCGGAGAAGGAAGGCGCAACGCCGAACTTCAAGCGGGGTTTCGGGTTTCATCCTTTATTGGCCTTCGTTGACCACGGCGCCGGGGGCACCGGAGAACCATTGGTCGCCATGCTGCGCCCCGGACGGGCCAACGCCAACACCGCCGCCGATCAGATCGCGGTGCTCGATGCCGCGCTGGACCAGCTCCCTGCCCAGCTGCGATCTCGGGTACTGGTGCGCGGGGACTCCGGCTCGGGGGTGCAATCGCTGCTGTGGCACATCCACGACCTGGGGTTGACCTACTCGGTCGGATTCTCGGCGCGTCAACCCGTGCAGGACGCGTTGGCCGCGCTGCCCAAGCAAGCCTGGCGGGCCGCCCTCGATCCCGACGGTGATCGGCGCGAGGGTGCCCAGGTCGCCGAGCTGACCCGGTGGATGCCGGCGACGTTGATCGGGTGGCCGCCGCGGATGCGCCTCATCGCCCGCCGCGAACGCCCCCACCCCGGCGCCCAGTTGCACATCACCGACGCCGATGGGTGGCGCATCACCGTGTTCGCCACCAACACCGTCGGCGGGCGCATCGCCGAGCTGGAGGTTCGTCATCGGCTGCGCGCCCGCGCCGAGGACCGCATCCGCGGACTCAAAGACACCGGCATGGCCAACCTGCCCCTACAGGCGTTCGCCAAGAACCAGATCTGGCTCGAACTAGCCTGTCTGGCCTACGAATTGCTCACCTGGACCCAACTGCTGGCGTTCCACGATAAGCCCGCCCGAGCGTGGGAACCCAAACGCCTGCGACTGCGGCTATTGGCCGTCGCCGCGCGGCTGATCACCACCGGCCGCCGCCGCATCCTGCGTCTGTCGAAGCGATGGCCCTGGGCCGACCTGGTCACCAGCGGACATCAACGCCTCGCAGCAATCGCCTGA